A stretch of DNA from Glycine max cultivar Williams 82 chromosome 18, Glycine_max_v4.0, whole genome shotgun sequence:
TTCTCTTTCCACCAACcccttttgttaatttgttgacAACGAAAAATGTCATAAACTTTGTTCAGAACGATAACAAACAAAGCAATAGAAATTAGCACCTCTAGACTTTTACACTTGTTTCCgtcttttttaatttcctttgtcattctttttttttcccatcCTTTTTCTTAACACAATCTGAATTTTGCTTTTCTAGGACTTTGGAAGAGGCTTTCCTTCAAGGAATGATTTGAATAACTGAAGTGCTGCTCTTGGCTTGAATAGTGGCACTTCATGCCCTGCTCCTCTCACTGTCGCGAATGTTACCCCTTCGTACACCTCTGTCCACCCTCCAACCTTCACGTTGCAAAACCCATAATTGAATTAACTTACATAATTTTAGGTGTGAATAGAATTTTCCATTTCCATATAAAATGTAcccttatattatatataggaaAAAATACACTTATCTCTCACGATATCCTCTTAAATGACATTCACACTctctagtttttaaaaaaaaacactcacctcccctaaataaaatcaaagaagGGGTTGTGCCCCTTATTTAAACAAGGGATGTGTGTCACATCATTAAATAATGTTATACAAAGGTGAGTGTCTATTTGAAAGTCAGAGAAAGTGTgcgtgtcatatatatatatatatatatccccaTGTAGTACCATTTAAGGACCTAATTTTACTAtgtataagataagatttgCCACATAATTGCATCCTTTTTATGTTGGGCCAAAACGTAGTTCCGCTTCACAAGGGTGAATGAAGTTAAGTACGGGCAGCAGCTGTATGTATTAACAAAGTGAATGTACTAGGACTCTAGGACACTAGAACCTTTACACTTTAAGCAAGTTCAACATTTGGCATCAGGTGAAGATTGATATATAGACCAGAAATGTTTAAACACTCTAGGACTCAAGGACATTAATTAATGAGTAAGGAGTGCAAGAGTCCAATCCATTATCCATTATAATttgatgtttatatatatataaaaaaatcttatttaccATGTGCCAAAGTGTCCCATTAGAGACTCAGAGTAGCTCTATTATAAATCCTAGCTAGCTAGATAGCTAATAGCAATAAAACTACAGTATATAAGACACACGGCAATAGCAACTAAGTAATTTAGTAATACTACTACATATATATGAGAGAGGAAGAACAATTTTCAAATGCACTCACCTGATTTTTGACATACCAAGGATACCATGGTATTTTAGTTGACAACTTAAGCTGGGCAAGGGCATATCTTGTTGCTGTGACAGGCACCACTGAGTCCACGTCCCCACTGTATTAGCAAAAAAGTgtcaaacataattaatatgcATCTACCCATTAATCATTGATTTGGATCCTCTCTAGCCAGCTGCACTATCTCGTGTAAGAGAAAAAGAGACATTGAGGCTATTAATGAGACTTGCTAAAACATTTAGACGCAATTCTTAACATGCTTTTCGTACCGttctctaattaaaaattaaaaattcgaGTTTCACTCCAATATCTTGTAAGGACTTTTCAGTATTATGTAGATTATTAAAGTGAAACTCTAACTTTAACTAAACAACAATATTGACTAAAAGTATAGAAGTATTTAAGAAATTGCATCagtttttttatacttatcccaTGTTTCTTTCCCTTTCTAGAACTAGATGGTACACGAATAGGAGAGCTATAAATTAATGCATTTCAAAACCAACCTGAACACCCAAACTCTTATTCCGTGAGCTATCAATTCTCTATAAATTGGAAGAACAGATACATCAGTATCATTCCAGTTCCGATTCAAAACCTCGCTGGATCAAATGAAAACCAACATGATCATCAATTAATCAACCCTTTGTACATGATAACTCATTTTGCAATTAAAACTTGAGATTCAACCCTTCATAAACTAACCTGCAAGCAGTCCACCTATAAGGAATACCGGTTTTGTTGGCATGGAGTGCTTTCTGAACATCAGGCCTGTTGTAGTAAATCTCTGCATACTTTTCCGTACATGGATCATAACCAGACCAATGACTAAAATCCtgagaataaataaattttccatAAGCTCATATCAACAAGATTATTGTCTCATATATGTAGCAACAATATCATATGAGAAACTTTAATGTCAACAATTTAATCTCAcgtaaataatcaaaattaattaacttttatctTACGTAAAACTGCCAATGTGTTcgtacttattttttaaaaggtatACATTATTACTACGTcacaacaaactttttttttttcttttgacaaatgtcacaacattttatttattaatatttaaatttgtaatttagtaATATACCTTCatgtacatttttcttttttggtgatcAAGATATCTTTATGAGAGACAGAGACCAATTCTCTAAGATATAGTTATTTAAGGAATCAACCTCTTTTAACATGGTTTTTCATATATACAACCCTGAAAATCAAATCTCTGATCACACATACTTAAGAGACATGGTTATTTGTTAACCATATCATACTATGAGGTTGGTTTCATGTACTTTTTTTGAATACTAACATGTTCCTTCTTAAGAGAAGATGTGACAagacataattataaaaaaaaaaaattaattacagtgGCAGATAGCAGTAGTGGATGGAAAATTAAATACCACATGGGGTCGGTGAGGTAAACGCATGGTGCGGCGGTTGGCAGAGCTACTACTACCATCAGAGTTGTTGCATGGAGGAGCATAGATGTTGTACTGATCAATATTACCAAACTCTTGATCCATGGCATAGCTATACACAGACTCACACTCATCAGATTCCTTCTGCCTGTGAAAATCACATGTACTCATTAGTTGCCGGTAAGTCTGGTCGGAGATCATAGCATGGCTCCACCAATACGTCACTGTGCCCAAGTTATCATAGTAGTTGTCTGTCACTGCATTTCCTACCTGCATTGcatcattaatattatcaaaactTCACCATCAATATTCTCCTCCTTCTTATAATACCATCTTTAATCTTTTACATCTTATCTTAAAATGTCAAAATATCAGTGCCTCTAGACTCATGTATAAGCAAACAAACTATCATTCCTAAAACATCTTTTATTTCATTCTAGTTCTATTTTCAATATCTCTCATTTCTATACATGATAACAAgtttcaatgaaaaatattttagaaataactttatttttaacttgagattaaaaaaattaaataatgttggctaattttcataagcaatgtgaaattaaattagttttgctTATATATGAATTCAGGAAGTACATTTTAAGTTGTTAAAAGTGGTAATTTACTTTATAAAGTCTCACGTTGGACAAGTAAAacgaaaaatattaataatatactcTTTGATACACTCTTTTAAACacattctttaaaattttttgaaaattacaaaagatAATGAGTCctatatcatatttaatgactttcttgtaattttataattttcaataaattttaatcaatgatAAGATATGTGTTAGAAGGAGAGTGTTAGAGAGTATATTGCTAACATTACTccaagtaaaatatataaaaggataGAGAAATTAAAACCAATTAGTACAATATTTTGTGGATGTTACAACCTCCTATGCAAGTCCACATTAACCTATGAGACTTGcacttcaaacaaaaatatttactacACATTTGTATTTTGATGTAATGTACTGTAGTAATAAATAGTTTTTCCTTCATTAGAACTTACCACTTTTATATACTTAAAATGAATCTTATGTACTGAAGTCAATAAAGCtgtttatgattataaatgCAAAAAGAGAGTTGAGGGTTTACCATGATTCCTTTGAGATTGATGGGGTGCTTGGTTTTTGCGTTGTAGGTCAAGATTTCCTTGGCTAATTGAGGAACATAATGGCCTGCATAGCTCTCTCCAGTGATATAAAGTTCCCGGTTTTTGTAACGAGGGAATCTTTCTAGCCATTGTATAACAAATTCCAGAGAATCTTGAGCTGAACAGTGAAGTGAACACATAAGCATACAAGTATAGGATTCATTAGTcatagcaaaaaaataaataaataaaatggttCCAACCATATTGCAATtcaatacatgaaaatatgtttaagaaaaGCAAAGAAAATGACATGGTAAATATCACAATTCTTTTTTGAGACTACAACATTTTGATGCTAATCAAGTCAaatggataaaaagaaaaattgaactcTAGCCTACATATCTAGGTGTTATTTTCAGCTGAATCACGTTTTGGAAGTTTCAATTACGATCACGATAAATTTTTGTACTGAAGCGAGAATGCTACAATCAAGTACAAATGTGACTTGTTTAAAGAGGTACGTGGTTGGTccatacataaattattatgtgaTGAACGTGGACCACCAAAATTGGTCCATCGTTATCAATTGGCAATTATGTTCGGGGACACACATATCAACtcatcataataataatgttagaaGTAGTAATTTAATTTGCTGAACCTCGTCCATTCAACTGCTCAATTTCTATCACCAATTATAACATGCTCatctttattattttccatggcctaccaaaaaaaaatcatcaccaAGAAACATATATGATCCGTGAAGGGTGGAGGCAATTAATGTGGGGACGGGAGGGATGTGGGCCCTACCGGTGCGGCGGTCACCGGTGTTGAGGAGGTCAGAGGAGCGGTTGGCGTAGGAGAAGCCTACGCCGGCCGGAGCTTCCAAGAACAATAGGTTGGCCACTGTGTTCCACGAAAACTTGTTAATGTATAGCCCAGAAGCTGTTTTGTTTATTCTAAATGGGCCAATCTCTTCAGATGCTCCATATGCCACTGATGAACATCCTGGACCTAATTTACCACAAAAATTATTGCAcacttaagttaaaaaaatggatctaaaagtcaaaacattctaatataaataaattgaataatgaAGTATAaagtaatgttaaaaaaatagctGGTTTTAGCCTGtttatagttaaaaatataaaaatgcatTCCATACTTAACAGATAAAACAGTAAAAGATTTACTTAAAGAATATGGTAAAATGCATTCTAATAAGTGTACTTACAATCAAGATAGTGGTTAAGATACtaaatgaaaaagttttttttatagaaaaaagttgTATTATAAAGTGCTATTAAATCATTTCTACTCTAAACATTAGTAATAGACTTCTAATGTAGTACAGTAATGTTcaataaaagattttattgaTTACTAGTTGCTTAATAACAAGACCCATGTTGTTTTTATTACTAGTAAaagtttttcttatatttattttaaaaaatgatttaaaacaaGTTTAAATAAAGTTCAATTAAATGCTTATAGATGTGCATTTTAGAAAGGCATAGGCATGCATTCTGCTACACACTAGTATAGGGTTGTATTGATGGTGTGCCAATGCCAGCTGACAAGTTGCATAACAGAACCTTAAATAATGGCTCTGAGGCTACTTAATCATCAATGAGGCTGGTTTTTAGTTGCTTTCAAGCATTAAGTGTCATGCGTGTGTATGCGTGCGTGTATatgagagaaagataaaagagagagagagaggccaGAAGTTCACTGTGGCCTTGTGCGTGTATGTTGCTTTGTACCATTCATCGTTAGTTAGGTCATCATTCCAAGCTATCCATTGCCATTTGCCAACCCACTCATGTGGGCTCTACGTAcactttcttttgtttctttcacGGTACAAAAATTCAATGCATTTCTACAtccaatttcatttttaaatttttcattttctctcccttaattaaattaaatataatgacACACTGTAATGCAAGTGtaacccccccaaaaaaaaaatcaatgagacAGCAGGCTTAATTAAAGAAGCCattgcaaaaatataaataaaaagtagtaATTAAGCAACACGGAAAAGAATAAATGTTTTGCATTGCCAATAGGCGGTATTTaaggaaaatgaaatgaaacgtatcattaattaaagatgcaaagaaaaatatttaagaggTTCAAAAAAAGATAgtatttgtacattctgtatttTTGTTGACTAGTGTATGTCGGTAGCAGAATAGTATTAGCTGTATTTTACACTGTTTCTTAGCGTTACTAATTAAAAGCAAATGGATTAAAATACCAAATAGGAAGCAAAGTAAACCATAACACTAATCTATGGGCTATATAacagttgattaaaaaaaaagcgaTATAACAGTGACTTTAGGATTATTATAgactattaaaaaatactaatgaaTTTGCATGCAATTGCTCTCACTTAATCAAAATGCATGCTAAAGTAACTTTGGTGTGTGTGTGAAGaagaaattattagataatCTCAAATCATTACATATCTAACtctatgaaaaaatttaaaatacttaattatatgttatataGAGATTAGTAGAGACATGATGCTTCCagacaatataataataataatttatgagatAAGGGAGTTGAGTAGATATAAGTTCTAACCTCCATTGAGCCAAATGACCAAAGGTTTGGTGAGAGGATTTTGGGCAGCTTCAGTGAGCCAGTAAAAGAGAGCTCTACCAGCAACCTTGTTAACAGTAACATAGCCAGAAAACTGCTGAAATGACACTTTTGGCTGACCAGGGAGTTCCAAAATCCTATCAGCAgcttctcctcctccttctgCTTTAGCAAACCTGGCTCCAACTAAGACCATAAGCAACAAAATCACCACATGAGCAAAGATCTGTCTTTGAGCCATGACTTGGTGTTGGTGGACTtagtgaaaatgaagaaaaaggatTATGAGTATGACCAAAGTGGTATATGGcttaagagaaaagagaaaaaaaaatgtctcacTTGCTGGTTGTCAATGAGGGTGAAGGTGTTAAGCGTTAGTGTACTCTTGGGAGGATTAAATAGGAGAGAGAGCATGAGGGACAGGGGGAGGGGGGAGTTATGAGTGTCATAAACAACTTTGGCTCATTAGCTACAAAccaattttttgttcaaaacacTATTTTGGCCCTATTTTGTGTAGCTAGTACTATActaattttggtttttcttaAATCCAAAGAATGTAGATACAGAAACTGTAGAGGAAGAAAAAATGGTGTTTGAAAAGGTGTCAGTTGGTTACACCTAGTTGAGGTTAGGTAAGACTTTGGAGTTTCAaactttcaataaaataattttatttgtggaaaatatgaaaattatcaataatttaagCTTAATTAGGGGACTAAAAATGATAAGGaggctaaaaatataaatacatcaTAATTTAAAGGGTCTTACTAAGGTAGTTGCACTGGTTAAAAgattcaaaatattatatattttttgtcccaaaataaatgttacattcaaaaaaatctcaaaatgttattttagttttttttaatctaatattaattgttttttttattgatttttacaataaattttattttaattttctgatgtaatattaatatttcatctaagactagttttataaaattattattttttatcaccattttattaacttttattaattcatgtaagataatttaagaccacacttattttaaaatacatcaaGTAATACtagtatcatttttaaaaagttcacaATACAAATGTATTGGAAATTAGAgtaaaaatgtattaattacaatttttaatgtttttttttcattttttataacctTCAAAAGTGTCCATTGGTTAGCATTGGAGTATTTAGTAAATCTGAAAATTGGGACCGAGTACGTTTTGTTTCtctttgagagagagagaaaaaaaagcctTGTATTATGCGCAATCACATTGATCATTAGGAAAGGATTGAAAGGAGGGGTTCGTATtaaatagcaacaaattcaagcTAAGAcgaatgattttgatgatgggtTCCTTAAAATCTTATGTAACTGAAACTGGCTCACATGGTCTTTGCATGACCGCGAAACTGTGGCTCTGATCCACCATTAATTAAGCACAAGAACTTTGACTAGACCTCcttttatttcttcctttttttttttcttggctcTATCTATTCCTATTAAATCTAGTTATCTTCAATCTGGCCTTTGTTCacaaaagttagaaaatatCTAATTTGTCTTGTACAATACTTATAATTGAACACATTATGATTCTTCTTTTGTCACATTGTGTTCAAGACT
This window harbors:
- the LOC100807680 gene encoding serine carboxypeptidase-like 25, with protein sequence MAQRQIFAHVVILLLMVLVGARFAKAEGGGEAADRILELPGQPKVSFQQFSGYVTVNKVAGRALFYWLTEAAQNPLTKPLVIWLNGGPGCSSVAYGASEEIGPFRINKTASGLYINKFSWNTVANLLFLEAPAGVGFSYANRSSDLLNTGDRRTAQDSLEFVIQWLERFPRYKNRELYITGESYAGHYVPQLAKEILTYNAKTKHPINLKGIMVGNAVTDNYYDNLGTVTYWWSHAMISDQTYRQLMSTCDFHRQKESDECESVYSYAMDQEFGNIDQYNIYAPPCNNSDGSSSSANRRTMRLPHRPHVDFSHWSGYDPCTEKYAEIYYNRPDVQKALHANKTGIPYRWTACSEVLNRNWNDTDVSVLPIYRELIAHGIRVWVFSGDVDSVVPVTATRYALAQLKLSTKIPWYPWYVKNQVGGWTEVYEGVTFATVRGAGHEVPLFKPRAALQLFKSFLEGKPLPKS